In Oryza brachyantha chromosome 1, ObraRS2, whole genome shotgun sequence, the following are encoded in one genomic region:
- the LOC102722810 gene encoding pentatricopeptide repeat-containing protein At2g33680, translating to MAAPRMSHTQFIELLRRRASCPRHGEALHAWALKSGAASHAPVANSLIGFYASLPRPLLPAAFAVFDEVPPAARDVASWNSLLNPLSRHSPLHALSHFRSMLSSSTVLPSPHSFAAAFTAAARAACLSAGTAAHALACKIPSVSNVYVSTSLLNMYCKLGIVSDARKVFDEMPQHNSFSWSSMVAGYAADKCSVEAFDLFRLMLEECPSEKSEFVVTAVLSAVSVPFGLLMGVQMHGLTVKDGLLDFVSVENSLVTMYAKAECMGDALHVFESSRERNSITWSAMVTGYAQNGESDSAISMFSQMHAAGFSPTGFTLVGLLNACSDLGALAVGKQAHNLMVKLGFEVQIYVKSALVDMYAKCGCIGDAKEGFDQLYEVDTVLWTAMVAGHVQNGEHEEALTLYARMDKEGIIPSYLTIVSALKACSDIAALEPGKQLHTQILKFGLGLGAPVGSALSTMYSKCGSLEDGMSVFRRMPARDVIAWNSIISGFSQNGCGNGALDLFEEMKMEGTIPDHITFINILCACSHMGLVDRGWEYFRSMVKDYGLIPWLDHYACMVDILSRAGMLKEAKDFIDSITIDHGTCLWRIVLGACRSLRDFDVGAYAGERLMELGTGDSSAYILLSNIYASQRKWNDVERVRHLMRLRGINKDPGCSWVELNSQVHVFVVGEQQHPEAENINVELRRLAKHMKEEGYHPTSNFSFDEELDPLAEHYEEDQLEWISAAYS from the coding sequence ATGGCGGCGCCGCGAATGTCGCACACGCAGTTCAtcgagctcctccgccgccgcgcctcctgCCCCCGCCACGGCGAGGCCCTCCACGCCTGGGCGCTCAagtccggcgccgcctcccacGCGCCCGTCGCCAACTCCCTCATCGGCTTCTACGCCTCCCTCCCGCGGCCTCTCCTCCCCGCTGCCTTCGCCGTGTTCGACGAGgtcccgcccgccgcccgcgacGTCGCCTCCTGGAACTCCCTCCTCAACCCGCTCTCCCGCCACAGCCCGCTCCACGCGCTCTCCCACTTCCGCTCCatgctctcctcctccaccgtccTCCCGTCCCCCcactccttcgccgccgccttcaccgccgccgcccgcgcggccTGCTTGTCCGCCGGCACCGCGGCCCACGCCCTCGCTTGTAAGATCCCCTCGGTGTCCAATGTGTACGTGTCCACCAGCCTGCTCAACATGTACTGTAAGCTGGGCATTGTTTCCGATGCTCGCAaagtgttcgacgaaatgccgcAGCACAACTCATTTTCCTGGTCCAGCATGGTGGCAGGGTATGCTGCAGACAAATGCTCAGTGGAGGCATTCGATCTCTTCCGACTAATGCTTGAAGAGTGCCCATCTGAGAAAAGCGAGTTTGTTGTCACAGCAGTTCTCAGCGCCGTTAGTGTGCCATTTGGTTTGCTGATGGGGGTGCAGATGCATGGACTGACTGTGAAGGACGGGCTGCTGGATTTTGTATCTGTGGAAAACTCGCTTGTCACAATGTATGCTAAAGCTGAGTGTATGGGTGATGCATTGCATGTGTTTGAGTCATCGAGGGAGAGGAATTCGATCACTTGGTCCGCAATGGTTACTGGGTATGCACAAAACGGTGAGTCAGACAGTGCAATTAGTATGTTCTCACAGATGCATGCTGCAGGGTTCTCACCAACAGGGTTCACTTTAGTTGGGCTACTCAATGCGTGTAGTGATTTGGGAGCATTGGCAGTAGGGAAGCAGGCCCATAATTTGATGGTGAAGCTTGGATTTGAGGTTCAGATATATGTGAAAAGCGCACTGGTGGACATGTATGCGAAATGTGGTTGTATTGGTGATGCAAAGGAAGGGTTTGATCAGTTGTATGAGGTTGACACCGTCCTTTGGACTGCGATGGTTGCTGGGCATGTGCAGAATGGGGAGCATGAGGAAGCCCTGACACTGTATGCCAGGATGGACAAGGAAGGTATCATACCCAGTTACTTGACTATTGTTAGTGCTCTGAAAGCATGTTCTGACATTGCAGCACTGGAGCCAGGGAAACAATTGCACACACAAATCCTGAAATTTGGGTTAGGTTTGGGAGCCCCTGTTGGAAGTGCCTTGTCTACGATGTATTCAAAGTGTGGGAGCCTTGAAGATGGCATGTCTGTCTTCAGAAGGATGCCTGCTAGGGATGTTATTGCATGGAACTCGATCATTTCTGGTTTTTCACAAAATGGTTGTGGCAATGGTGCACTGGATCTGTTTGAAGAAATGAAGATGGAGGGCACTATACCTGATCATATAACATTCATTAATATATTGTGTGCTTGCAGTCATATGGGTCTAGTTGACAGAGGATGGGAATATTTTAGATCAATGGTGAAAGATTATGGTTTAATTCCTTGGCTGGACCACTATGCTTGCATGGTTGATATTCTTAGCCGAGCAGGGATGCTTAAGGAAGCAAAGGATTTCATAGATTCCATTACTATCGACCATGGAACATGTTTGTGGCGTATAGTACTAGGAGCATGTCGCTCTCTGCGAGATTTTGATGTCGGGGCATATGCCGGTGAACGGTTGATGGAATTAGGTACTGGAGATTCCTCAGCATATATATTGTTGTCAAACATCTATGCTTCCCAGAGAAAATGGAATGATGTTGAAAGGGTGAGGCATTTGATGAGACTGCGAGGAATTAACAAAGATCCTGGATGTAGTTGGGTTGAGCTTAACAGCCAAGTTCATGTGTTTGTAGTTGGGGAACAGCAGCATCCTGAAGcagaaaatataaatgtagAGCTGAGAAGGCTAGCTAAACACATGAAGGAAGAAGGATACCACCCAACATCTAATTTCTCATTTGATGAAGAGCTAGATCCGCTGGCAGAACATTATGAAGAAGATCAACTGGAATGGATATCTGCAGCCTACAGCTGA
- the LOC102722534 gene encoding probable E3 ubiquitin-protein ligase LUL2 translates to MGNIASGGASPRPPPPPAHLDAYRHGAPPPYYHSYPRLPPGAAAPPPVPVPAQVERHRAVAVSVGVIVKGDTLRLVPDDGGRVLLLAFSFDADAPGSITVYFFAQEDGECALKATKEKMLQPVTVPFKEGRGQEFKQPCGSGIDVSLFEESELTSVGEGGVFPIAFKVEMDVSGNQESEGAHEAEESKSLVKYAIFVKKDNAEYGVQVVQQILWVDGIRYVLQEIYGIGNTANKNAREDDTGKLCVVCLSEPRDTAVLPCRHMCLCRECAQTLRYQTNKCPMCRQPVEGLREIEVDNEEIPQQGSQ, encoded by the exons ATGGGCAACAtcgcgagcggcggcgctagccctcgcccgcctccgccgccggcgcaccTCGACGCCTACAGGCACGGGGCGCCGCCTCCGTACTACCACAGCTACCCTCGTTTgccccccggcgccgccgcgccgccgcccgtgccGGTGCCCGCGCAGGTGGAGCGCCACAGGGCCGTCGCGGTCAGCGTCGGCGTCATCGTCAAGGGGGACACCCTGCGGCTGGtgcccgacgacggcggacgcGTCCTGCTCCTCGCCTTCTCCTTCGACGCCGATGCCCCCGGAAG CATAACTGTGTACTTCTTTGCACAAGAAGATGGTGAATGTGCCTTGAAGGCCACAAAGGAAAAAATGCTTCAACCGGTGACTGTACCTTTCAAAGAAGGTCGAGGTCAGGAGTTCAAGCAACCATGTGGGTCAGGAATCGATGTCTCTCTTTTTGAGGAATCTGAGCTAACTAGCGTTGGGGAAGGTGGTGTATTCCCTATAGCATTCAAAGTAGAAATGGATGTATCAGGCAACCAAGAATCAGAAGGGGCACATGAGGCAGAAGAATCAAAATCTCTAGTCAAATATGCTATATTTGTGAAGAAAGACAATGCTGAATATGGAGTCCAAGTTGTGCAGCAGATCCTTTGGGTAGATGGAATTAGATATGTCTTACAGGAAATATATGGTATTGGGAACACAGCTAATAAGAATGCTCGTGAGGACGATACTGGGAAATTATGTGTTGTTTGCCTTTCTGAACCAAGAGATACTGCCGTTCTGCCATGCAGGCATATG TGCCTGTGCAGGGAATGTGCTCAAACTTTAAGGTACCAAACCAACAAATGCCCAATGTGCAGGCAACCTGTTGAGGGCCTTCGCGAGATAGAGGTTGATAACGAAGAGATCCCTCAACAAGGATCTCAGTAG